The Pseudomonas sp. MM223 genome segment AGTCATCAACCTGGACTTCAACGCCGCCAACGCCGCACTGGCCGCCAAGCAGATTGACGCCACCTGGGGCCTGTCCAACCTGCTGTCGCTGCGTGAGCGCGGTTTGGTCGAACTGCCGGTCAACTCGCGGGACCTCGAAGGTGCCGGTAGCACCCAGGCGGTACTGCTGGGCACTGGCGATTTCATCCGCAAGTACCCCGAACTGGTCCAGCGCCTGGTCAACGCCCAGGAGCAGGCCAGCACCTGGCTGCGCGATGAGCACAACCGCCAGGCCTACATCGATCTGGTCGCCAGCAACGCCAACTGGCCGCGCAGCATCCTCAGCGATGACCTGGCCAAGGAAGACCTCGCCCACTACTTCGATCCACGCCTGGACGCTGACTTCCTCGGCCAGCTGCAGCAGGGCGTTGACCTGGCGGCCAAGGAACGCTTGATCCGCCGTGGCTTCCAGGTAGCCGACTGGGTCGAACCGCGTTTCCTCGATGCTGCGCTGAAACAGGAACAGGCTGCGCAGGCCGCCCGCTGAACCTTCAAAAACCCCGACAATGACTGCAAGGACCACGACCATGAGCAATGCCGCCCTGGCCACCGCGCCACAAACCCTCGAACTCGACATTCACCCGGTTGCCGGCCGTATCGGCGCCGAAATCCGCGGTGTGCAACTGTCCGCCGACCTCGATGCCGCCACAATCGAGGCTATCCAGGCGGCACTGGTACAGCACAAGGTGATCTTCTTCCGCGATCAGACTCACCTGGATGACCAGAGCCAGGAAGGGTTTGCCAAACTGCTCGGCGAGCCGGTCGCCCACCCCACCGTGCCGGTGGTGGATGGCACCAGCTACCTGCTGCAACTCGATGGCGCCGAAGGCCAGCGGGCCAATTCCTGGCACACCGACGTGACGTTCGTCGACGCGTACCCCAAGGCCTCGATCCTGCGCAGCGTGGTAGCACCGGCATCGGGCGGCGATACCGTTTGGGCCAACACGGCTGCGGCCTACCAGGAACTGCCCGAGCCGCTGCGCGAACTGGCCGACAAGTTGTGGGCGGTGCACAGCAACGAATATGACTACGCCAGCATCAAGCCCGACGTTGACCCAGCCAAGCTGGAGCGTTACCGCAAGGTGTTCACATCGACCGTTTACGAGACCGAGCACCCGGTAGTGCGTGTGCACCCGGTCAGTGGCGAGCGGGCGCTGCAATTGGGGCATTTCGTGAAACGCATCAAGGGCTACTCGTTGGCGGATTCGCAGCACCTGTTCGCTGTGCTGCAAGGGCATGTGACGCGCCTGGAAAACACCGTGCGCTGGCGCTGGCAGGCGGGGGACGTGGCGATCTGGGATAACCGCGCGACGCAGCATTATGCGGTGGATGATTATGGCACCCAGCCGCGGGTGGTGCGCCGGGTGACCTTGGCGGGAGAGGTGCCGGTCGGGGTGGATGGGCAATTGAGCCGGACAACCCGCAAGGGCTGAGCCCAGTAGAGAACCTGTGTAGGAGCAGCCTTGTGCTGCGAAGAGGCCGGTGCTGACACCATCAATCTGCGATGTCTGCACCGGCCTCTTCGCAGCACAAGGCTGCGCCTACACCAGACTGCACAAACCTTCAGGTTTCGGTATCACAGGCAATCAACTGCCTGACCAGCCCCTGCGCCAACGGCGACAAGCCATACCCCACCCGGCTCACCACCCCATAGCGGGTATGGCACGCCTCTTCCTGCTCGGGCGTCAGGTCTGCCAGTTTCAACTTCACCAGCCCGCCCTCGCGTTGATACGGCCGCAAGTTGGCATTGCAGGCAATGCCGATGGTGTCCGAGTGCATCACCACATTCAGCAACGCATACCCGTGCTCGCACTCCACCGCTGGCAGGAAGTCCTGCCGCCCGCTGAGATCGCTGAGGATCTTGCGGATGTTCGGCGGGCGGAAGGTGGTGGCCATCGGGTAGTCGAACAGGTCTCGCGCCTGCACCGCTTCCTGCTCGGTCAGCGGGTGCCCGGCGCGGCAGCAGAAGTGCCAGCGCTGTGGCGTCAGCTTGTGCACCTGGTAATCCGGGTCGGACTCGAACTGGCGGGTGTCAGCGACAAAGAATTCGATCTCTTCGGCCACCAGCTTGCGGTTCAACGCCTGCCAGTTGTCCACCTGGAAGCAGGTGCGCGCCGCCGGGTACTCGGCCACGAAGCGCGCCACTGCGCGCGGCACCAGGCCACCGGCTGGCGCAGGGCCGGAGCCGAAGCGCACCACCCCGGTGGTAGCGCCGTTGAACTGGTGGATTTCGTTGACCAGGTTGTGCGCCCCGTGCACCAGGCGCCGCGAATGCTCCAGCACCAGCAAGCCCTGGCGGGTTGGCGCCAGCTCCTTGCTGGCGCGGTCCACCAGGCGGCAGCCGACGTTGTGCTCCAGGGTCTGGATGCTGCGGCTGAAGGCCGATTGCGACAGGTTCACGGCCGCCGCAGCGGCCACGAAACTGCGGTGCTCGACAAGGGCGATGTAGTGGCGCAGCTGACGCAGATCGATATGCATTTTCTACATTAAAACCTTCGGTCAAATGCAATTGCTGACAAGGGTGAGTCCCCTTATAAAGGGTGTTACTTATTCCACTAAATATGAATTACAAATATTTATATCACTTAAAAGAATATAAGCCCGACTGACCGCGATTCGGTTCCGCCAACGGAAATGCTCGCCAGGGCCCACGCCTCAAGGAGCATTTGCATGTCCGGACTTTCCCGTTGGCCTGCGCGCGCGTCGCGTTTTACCTTGCAACCCTTGGCCGCTGGCGTGCTGCTGGCGGCGTCCTCTGGCAGCTTCGCCGAAGAGCCGGTCAGCGCCACCCCGGCGGTAGAGCAGGAAGCCAAGCTCGGCACCGTCACGGTCAATGCCCGCCGCCGTGAAGAAACCGCGCAAAGCGTGCCCACGCCGATCAGCGTGCTCGACAGCGAAATCCTGGAAACCCAGCGCATCTACCGCGTGCAGGATTTGCAACAGCTGGTGCCAAGCACCAACGTCGCTTACGTGCATGCCCGCCAGTCGAGCATCTCGATCCGTGGCCTGGGCAACAACCCGGCCAGCGATGGCCTGGAAGGCAGCGTTGGCATCTACCTGGACAACGTCTACCTCGGCCGCCCGGGCATGGCGGTATTTGACCTGCTGGATGTGGAGCAACTGGAGGTGCTGCGCGGCCCGCAGGGTACGCTGTTCGGCAAGAACACCACGGCCGGCGTGCTCAATATCACCACGCGCAAGCCCACCTTCCACCGCGAAGGCAGCATCCAGCAGTCGATTGGCGAAGACGGTTACCTGCAAACCCAGGGCAGTTTCTCGGGGCCGATCAGCGAGACCCTGGCCGGGCGCATCAGCGCTTACCGCACTGAAGACGACGGTTATGTAAAGAACATCCACAACGGTGACGACCTTAACGGCGGCAAGCGCCAGGGCTTTCGCACCCAGTTGCTGTTCAAGCCCAGCGACACCTTCAACCTGCGCTGGATTGGCGAGTACAACGAAGAGGACTCCAACAACGGCATCCTCAGCCTGTACAGCACCGGCCCCACCATCAATGGCGTCAACCGCTACGAGAGCCTGGCCGCCCAGGCGGGTGCGACCCTGGTGTCGGGCAAGGACCGCAAGGTCAATTTCGACGCCGACCAGCAGGTGACGGTGTTCCAGGGCGGCACTTCGGTGGAGGCCAACTGGACCTTGCCCAACGACTTCACCCTGACCTCGATCACTGCCTACCGCTGGTGGGACTTCACCCCGCGCAATGACGATGGCCTGAACGTGCCGGTGTTCTACAGTGCCGGGGTATCGGTGCGCGACAAGCAGTACTCCCAGGAAATCCGCCTGGCTTCGCCTACCGGTGGCGCCTTCGACTACGTGCTGGGTGCCTATTACTTCAAGCAGGACCTGGACAACAAATCCTTCACTTACTACGGGCCGCAGGCAGATGTCTGGAACCTCACACCGGCCGGTGCACTGAACAACGTCAACACCATTGGTGACGGGCACATCGATACCGACAGCTATGCGTTGTTCGCCCAAGGCACCTGGCATGTCACCGACCGCCTGGATTTCACCGCCGGCATTCGCGGTACCTATGAAGAAAAGAGCGCGTGGGTGACCCGCGATGCGCCTGAAGGAGGTGCTGCCGTAACCGGGGCCGCTGCCACTGCACGCCAGGCCCGGATAGGTGCCTACGATTCGGGCGACCTCAACCAGTACAGCTTCAGCCCTTCCGGCCTGTTGGGCCTGAGCTATCGCTTCAACGAACAACTGCTGGGCTACGCCACCCTGACCCACGGTGAGAAGTCGGGTGGCGTCAACCTTACCGTCGGCGCTGCACCACGGCTGGGTACCGATTCGCTGCTGGTGGGCACCGAGCGAGTCAACAACGCCGAACTGGGCCTGAAAAGCACGCTGTTGGACGGCCGCCTGCAACTCAACAGCAACCTGTTCTGGGCCGAAGTGCATGGCTACCAGGCCAACGTCTACGACCAGATCAACCGCGTGCAGTACCTGGCCAACGCCGGCCGCGTGCGCTCGCGTGGCCTGGAGTTCGAAGCCACGGCGCTGCCGATTCGAGGCCTTACGGTCAACTTCAACGGCTCGTGGAACGACGTGCGCTACACCGAGTACAAGGATGCCCCATGCCCGCCGGAGGTGAGCCTGGCCAATGCCACCGCCACCTGCGACCTGTCCGGGCACCAGGTGGTCGGCGCCTCCAAGTACATCGCCAACCTCAATACCCAGTACAAGTGGCAGGCCACCCAGCACGTCGAGCCCTACGTCACCGCCAGCTACGCCTTCCGCTCGAAGGCCGTGGGCACCATCGACGATTCCGATTTCGGCCAGATCCCCAGCTACGCGCTGGTCAACCTTTCCGCCGGTGTACGCCTGGACCAGGGCGATGGCGTGGTCGACCTGTCGCTGTGGGTGAAAAACGCCGGCGACAAAACCTACTTCACCAGCCTGTGGAACTCCGCCAACGGTGGTTATGCCGGCGTGCTCGGTACCCCGCGCACTTTCGGCGCCACTGCCCGTTACGACTTCTGAGCACAAGGAGCTTTGCCATGAATGCCAAGACCGAAACCCCTGCACTGCCTGAAGGCGCCTGCCTGACCGCGAAAGTCCCGGAGCGCGACCAAGCGCTGCTCGGCGATGTGGTGGTCAACCCGTACCGCCTGGCGCCGCTGACCGCGATCATCCGCGACGGTGGGCGCAGCCTGAGTGATGCGCATGTGCGTGTGCTGGGGCGTGGCGAGCGCGGTGTGGACATTATCTATGACGTATCCGACCGTTCGCTGTGGACCTATGGCGGTATCCCGGTATTCGGCCTGTACCCGGACCACGTCAACCAGGTGGAAGTGACCTACAAGCTCGACGGCGAGCGCATTCGCGAGCAGTACCAGATCTACGCCCCGGCCGTGCGCCTGCCGGTGGTGGCCAGGCAGACCGCCGCGTTGCCGGAGGTTGAACCGGTCAAGGTGGCGCCAGGCTTTGAAAAGCGCCTGTACCTGTTCAACCATCTGCAGGGTGACATTCCGGGTGGCCGCGCCTTCAAGTGGAATGCCCTGGGTGGTGCGGCCGAATGGGACCAGGTGGGCAACAACTGGATCGCCGACAGCAATGGCGATGTGCGCTGGTATCTGGATATCGAGCAAATCCATGACTCAAACCGCCGCGATAGCCTGGGTGGCACCATGGGCTTCCAGCAGACCCGCGACGGCAAGCTGATCTGGGGCCAGGGCCAGACCTACTCCAAGTACGACCTGTTGGGCCGGCGTATCTGGCAGCGCAGCCTGCCCGACAAGTTTGCCGACTTCTCCCACGAAATCCGCGAAACCGCCAACGGCACCTACCTGCTGCGGGTGGGTACCAGCGACTACCGCCGCCCCGACGGCAAGCGCGTGCGGTCGATCCGTGACCATATCATCGAGGTCAGCGAAGCCGGGGATGTGCTGGACTTCTGGGACCTCAACCAAATCCTTGACCCGTACCGTGGCGACTTGCTGGAAACCCTCGGCAAGGCAGCGATCCAGTTACCGGAAGGCGTGCAGAAGCAGGACGACCGCCTGGCCAACGAACTGGCCGAGGGTGACCTGCCCTTTGGCGACACGCCGGGAGTGGGCACCGGGCGCAACTGGGCGCACGTCAATGCCATCGATTACGACGCCGATGACGACAGCATCATCGTTTCAGCACGGCATCAAGGGGTGGTGAAGATTGGCCGCGACAAGCAGGTGAAGTGGATTCTTGCCTCGCCCCAAGGCTGGCCGCAGCACCTGCGTGAGAAGGTACTGAAACCGATTGAAAGTGAAAGCTTCGATTGGTCCTGGACCCAGCACACCGCCTGGCTGACCGGCAAAGGCACGCTGACCGTGTTCGATAACGGCTGGGGGCGCGACTTTGCGCCAACCAAGCTTGCCGGCAACTACAGCCGGGCGGTGGAGTACCGCATCGACGAAGCCAAGGGCTCGGTCGAGCAGGTGTGGGAGTACGGCAAGGCGCGCGGCGACGAGTGGTACAGCCCGGTTACTTCGGTGGTGGCCTACCGCCCTGAGACCGACACGCAGTTCATCTATTCGGCTTCGGTGAACTTCCTCACCCCCGAGAAACTGACCACTACCGTGCTCAACGAGGTGCGGCGCGGGACCCAGGAGGTGCTGGTGGAGCTGAAGGTGCACAGCCGGCAGCCGGGCAGTGTCGGCTACCGGGCACTGGTGATCGACCTGGCCAAGGCGTTCTGATTCATCCCTGCCGGGAGGGCCGTCGGTCCTCCCTTCACATTTCTTTCAGTTCATTCGTCTAACCTGTACCGGCCCTATCGCCGGCAAGCCAGCTCCCACAGGGACCCCACAAAATTCAGCACCTGTGCAGTCCCTGTGGGAGCTGGCTTGCCGGCGATAGGGCCAGTTGCCACAGCACAAAATTGTGAATTTTCCGCCGGGCTGTTCAACCATTCGTTCTTTTTTTCGAACAGCCTATTGTCCAACACCCCAGCAGCCGCTTAGCATTCGTTTGAGATTTCAAACGCTCGATGCCCTGCCTTGGGCGCTTTTCAACAATCAACAATTCGGGAAGCCGACATGCAGCTCAAAGACGCTCAGTTGTTCCGCCAGCAAGCCTATATCAATGGTGAGTGGCTGGATGCGGACAACGGCCAGACCATCAAGGTGACCAACCCGGCCACCGGTGAAGTCATCGGTACCGTGCCGAAGATGGGCACCGCGGAAACCCGCCGCGCCATCGAAGCCGCCGACAAGGCCCTGCCGGCCTGGCGTGCACTGACCGCCAAAGAGCGTTCGGCCAAGCTGCGTCGCTGGTTCGAACTGATGATCGAGAACCAGGATGACCTGGCTCGCCTGATGACCACCGAGCAGGGCAAGCCACTGGCCGAAGCCAAGGGCGAAATCGCCTACGCCGCCTCGTTCATCGAGTGGTTCGCCGAAGAAGCCAAGCGCGTCTACGGTGACACCATCCCAGGCCACCAGCCAGACAAGCGCCTGATCGTCATCAAGCAGCCAATCGGCGTTACCGCGGCCATCACCCCGTGGAACTTCCCGGCCGCCATGATCACCCGTAAAGCCGGCCCGGCCCTGGCCGCTGGCTGCACCATGGTGCTCAAGCCTGCTTCGCAGACCCCTTACTCCGCCCTGGCCCTGGTCGAGCTGGCACACCGTGCCGGTATCCCGGCTGGCGTGCTGAGCGTCGTTACCGGCAGCGCTGGCGAAGTTGGCGGCGAACTGACCGGCAACTCCCTGGTACGCAAGCTGTCCTTCACCGGCTCGACCGAAATCGGTCGTCAGCTGATGCAGGAATGCGCCAAGGACATCAAAAAGGTTTCCCTGGGCTGGGTGGCAACGCCCCGTTCATCGTGTTCGACGACGCCGACCTGGACAAGGCGGTCGAGGGCGCGATCATCTCCAAGTACCGTAACAACGGCCAGACCTGCGTCTGCGCCAACCGTATCTACGTGCAGGACGGCGTTTACGACGCGTTCGCCCAGAAGCTGGCCGCTGCTGTTGCCAAGCTGAAGATCGGTAACGGCCTGGAAGACGGCACCACCACTGGCCCGCTGATCGACGGTAAAGCTGTCGCCAAGGTTCAGGAACACATCGAAGACGCCGTCTCCAAAGGCGCCAAGGTGCTGTCCGGTGGCAAGCTGATCGAAGGCAACTTCTTCGAGCCGACCATCCTGGTTGACGTACCGAAGACTGCTGCTGTGGCCAAGGAAGAAACCTTCGGCCCACTGGCACCGCTGTTCCGCTTCAAAGACGAAGCCGAAGTCATCGCCATGTCCAACGACACCGAGTTCGGCCTGGCTTCGTACTTCTACGCCCGCGACATGAGCCGTGTGTTCCGTGTTGCCGAAGCGCTGGAATACGGCATGGTGGGTATCAACACCGGCCTGATTTCCAACGAAGTGGCACCGTTCGGTGGTATCAAGGCTTCTGGCCTGGGCCGCGAAGGTTCCAAGTACGGTATCGAGGACTACCTCGAAATCAAATACCTGTGCATCAGCGTCTGATAGCACGGTAAAGGCTTTACCTCTGCCAGCGGGGCGCGAGAGCGACGTCTCGCTGGCCTTTTTTACACGCAGTACCTGGTGGCCAGGGCGTTTGCGGCAGTCGATCAACGAATACTGTTCGCGAGCACTCCCAGTCACCCCCGAATAAAAGCGCCATTCCTGTCGGCGCAATGAGGGCATTATGAGCAAGACCAACGAATCCTTGATGCAACGTCGTGTAGCTGCCGTCCCACGTGGCGTTGGCCAGATCCACCCGATCTTCGTCGACACCGCGAAGAACTCGACCGTGATCGACGTTGAAGGCCGCGAACTGATCGACTTCGCTGGCGGCATCGCAGTACTGAACACCGGCCACCTGCACCCTAAAGTGGTTGCAGCCGTGCAAGAGCAGCTGACCAAAGTCAGCCACACCTGCTTCCAGGTGCTGGCCTACGAACCCTACGTAGAGCTGTGCGAGAAGATCAACAAGCTGGTACCAGGCGACTTCGACAAGAAGACCCTGCTGGTCACCACCGGCTCCGAAGCCGTTGAAAACGCCGTCAAGATCGCCCGTGCTGCCACTGGCCGTGCTGGCGTCATCGCCTTCACCGGCGGCTACCACGGCCGTACCATGATGACCCTGGGCCTGACCGGCAAGGTCGTGCCGTACTCCGCTGGCATGGGCCTGATGCCAGGCGGCATTTTCCGCGCCCTGTTCCCGAGCGAACTGCACGGTATCAGCGTTGACGACGCCATCGCCTCGGTCGAGCGCATCTTCAAGAACGACGCCGAGCCGCGTGACATCGCTGCGATCATCCTCGAGCCAGTACAAGGCGAAGGCGGCTTCCTGCCAGCGCCGAAAGAGCTGATGAAGCGCCTGCGCGAGCTGTGCGACAAGCACGGTATCCTGCTGATCGCCGACGAAGTACAGACCGGCGCTGGCCGTACTGGCACCTTCTTCGCCATGGAACAGATGGGCGTTGCGCCTGACCTGACCACCTTCGCCAAATCCATCGCTGGCGGCTTCCCGCTGGCCGGTGTGTGCGGCAAGGCCGAGTACATGGACGCCATCGCGCCGGGCGGCCTGGGCGGCACCTACGCGGGTTCGCCGATCGCTTGCGCCGCGGCCCTGGCCGTGATCGAAGTGTTCGAAGAAGAAAAACTGCTGGACCGCAGCAAGGCTGTGGGTGAGCGCCTGACCACCGGCCTGCGCGAAATCCAGAAGAAGTTCCCGATCATCGGCGACGTCCGTGGTCTGGGCTCGATGATTGCTGTTGAAGTGTTCGAGAAAGGCACTCACACCCCGAATGCTGCTGCCGTTGGCCAGGTTGTTGCCAAGGCACGCGACAAGGGTCTGATCCTGCTGTCCTGCGGCACCTACGGCAACGTCCTGCGTATCCTGGTACCGCTGACTGCCGAAGACGCACTGCTGGACAAAGGCCTGGCCATCATCGAAGAGTGCTTCGCTGAACTCGCTTGATGTGACACGCTTCTGAAAAAACCCGCTTCGGCGGGTTTTTTTGTGCCCAGAAAAGCCGTGGGGCGCTATCGTTAGCGGAGGATTTGCTTTGGAAGCTGCGACGGACTGTGTGTCAGGCTAATCAGGAGCTGTTGGCGATGAGCGCTGCAAACCCCACCG includes the following:
- the ssuA_1 gene encoding Putative aliphatic sulfonates-binding protein (*Name ssuA_1) yields the protein MKTPLRHLITALGLAFTLSAHAAEPAKPESIRIAVPDLSAGSKPSAGGVVDVLRDQQLLEKAFAKDGIRIDWHFFKGAGPVVNEALANGQADFAYLGDLAAIVGKANGLDTRVLSAGVRGVKSYLGVVPGSGIKTLHDLKGKRVAVFRGTANQLSFASALASQGLSERELKVINLDFNAANAALAAKQIDATWGLSNLLSLRERGLVELPVNSRDLEGAGSTQAVLLGTGDFIRKYPELVQRLVNAQEQASTWLRDEHNRQAYIDLVASNANWPRSILSDDLAKEDLAHYFDPRLDADFLGQLQQGVDLAAKERLIRRGFQVADWVEPRFLDAALKQEQAAQAAR
- the atsK gene encoding Alpha-ketoglutarate-dependent sulfate ester dioxygenase (*Name atsK), translated to MSNAALATAPQTLELDIHPVAGRIGAEIRGVQLSADLDAATIEAIQAALVQHKVIFFRDQTHLDDQSQEGFAKLLGEPVAHPTVPVVDGTSYLLQLDGAEGQRANSWHTDVTFVDAYPKASILRSVVAPASGGDTVWANTAAAYQELPEPLRELADKLWAVHSNEYDYASIKPDVDPAKLERYRKVFTSTVYETEHPVVRVHPVSGERALQLGHFVKRIKGYSLADSQHLFAVLQGHVTRLENTVRWRWQAGDVAIWDNRATQHYAVDDYGTQPRVVRRVTLAGEVPVGVDGQLSRTTRKG
- the btuB_1 gene encoding Vitamin B12 transporter BtuB (*Name btuB_1) produces the protein MSGLSRWPARASRFTLQPLAAGVLLAASSGSFAEEPVSATPAVEQEAKLGTVTVNARRREETAQSVPTPISVLDSEILETQRIYRVQDLQQLVPSTNVAYVHARQSSISIRGLGNNPASDGLEGSVGIYLDNVYLGRPGMAVFDLLDVEQLEVLRGPQGTLFGKNTTAGVLNITTRKPTFHREGSIQQSIGEDGYLQTQGSFSGPISETLAGRISAYRTEDDGYVKNIHNGDDLNGGKRQGFRTQLLFKPSDTFNLRWIGEYNEEDSNNGILSLYSTGPTINGVNRYESLAAQAGATLVSGKDRKVNFDADQQVTVFQGGTSVEANWTLPNDFTLTSITAYRWWDFTPRNDDGLNVPVFYSAGVSVRDKQYSQEIRLASPTGGAFDYVLGAYYFKQDLDNKSFTYYGPQADVWNLTPAGALNNVNTIGDGHIDTDSYALFAQGTWHVTDRLDFTAGIRGTYEEKSAWVTRDAPEGGAAVTGAAATARQARIGAYDSGDLNQYSFSPSGLLGLSYRFNEQLLGYATLTHGEKSGGVNLTVGAAPRLGTDSLLVGTERVNNAELGLKSTLLDGRLQLNSNLFWAEVHGYQANVYDQINRVQYLANAGRVRSRGLEFEATALPIRGLTVNFNGSWNDVRYTEYKDAPCPPEVSLANATATCDLSGHQVVGASKYIANLNTQYKWQATQHVEPYVTASYAFRSKAVGTIDDSDFGQIPSYALVNLSAGVRLDQGDGVVDLSLWVKNAGDKTYFTSLWNSANGGYAGVLGTPRTFGATARYDF
- the assT gene encoding Arylsulfate sulfotransferase AssT (*Name assT) yields the protein MNAKTETPALPEGACLTAKVPERDQALLGDVVVNPYRLAPLTAIIRDGGRSLSDAHVRVLGRGERGVDIIYDVSDRSLWTYGGIPVFGLYPDHVNQVEVTYKLDGERIREQYQIYAPAVRLPVVARQTAALPEVEPVKVAPGFEKRLYLFNHLQGDIPGGRAFKWNALGGAAEWDQVGNNWIADSNGDVRWYLDIEQIHDSNRRDSLGGTMGFQQTRDGKLIWGQGQTYSKYDLLGRRIWQRSLPDKFADFSHEIRETANGTYLLRVGTSDYRRPDGKRVRSIRDHIIEVSEAGDVLDFWDLNQILDPYRGDLLETLGKAAIQLPEGVQKQDDRLANELAEGDLPFGDTPGVGTGRNWAHVNAIDYDADDDSIIVSARHQGVVKIGRDKQVKWILASPQGWPQHLREKVLKPIESESFDWSWTQHTAWLTGKGTLTVFDNGWGRDFAPTKLAGNYSRAVEYRIDEAKGSVEQVWEYGKARGDEWYSPVTSVVAYRPETDTQFIYSASVNFLTPEKLTTTVLNEVRRGTQEVLVELKVHSRQPGSVGYRALVIDLAKAF
- the davD_1 gene encoding Glutarate-semialdehyde dehydrogenase (*Name davD_1), yielding MQLKDAQLFRQQAYINGEWLDADNGQTIKVTNPATGEVIGTVPKMGTAETRRAIEAADKALPAWRALTAKERSAKLRRWFELMIENQDDLARLMTTEQGKPLAEAKGEIAYAASFIEWFAEEAKRVYGDTIPGHQPDKRLIVIKQPIGVTAAITPWNFPAAMITRKAGPALAAGCTMVLKPASQTPYSALALVELAHRAGIPAGVLSVVTGSAGEVGGELTGNSLVRKLSFTGSTEIGRQLMQECAKDIKKVSLGWVATPRSSCSTTPTWTRRSRARSSPSTVTTARPASAPTVSTCRTAFTTRSPRSWPLLLPS
- the davD_2 gene encoding Glutarate-semialdehyde dehydrogenase (*Name davD_2), which produces MQDGVYDAFAQKLAAAVAKLKIGNGLEDGTTTGPLIDGKAVAKVQEHIEDAVSKGAKVLSGGKLIEGNFFEPTILVDVPKTAAVAKEETFGPLAPLFRFKDEAEVIAMSNDTEFGLASYFYARDMSRVFRVAEALEYGMVGINTGLISNEVAPFGGIKASGLGREGSKYGIEDYLEIKYLCISV
- the davT gene encoding 5-aminovalerate aminotransferase DavT (*Name davT), which gives rise to MSKTNESLMQRRVAAVPRGVGQIHPIFVDTAKNSTVIDVEGRELIDFAGGIAVLNTGHLHPKVVAAVQEQLTKVSHTCFQVLAYEPYVELCEKINKLVPGDFDKKTLLVTTGSEAVENAVKIARAATGRAGVIAFTGGYHGRTMMTLGLTGKVVPYSAGMGLMPGGIFRALFPSELHGISVDDAIASVERIFKNDAEPRDIAAIILEPVQGEGGFLPAPKELMKRLRELCDKHGILLIADEVQTGAGRTGTFFAMEQMGVAPDLTTFAKSIAGGFPLAGVCGKAEYMDAIAPGGLGGTYAGSPIACAAALAVIEVFEEEKLLDRSKAVGERLTTGLREIQKKFPIIGDVRGLGSMIAVEVFEKGTHTPNAAAVGQVVAKARDKGLILLSCGTYGNVLRILVPLTAEDALLDKGLAIIEECFAELA